One Globicephala melas chromosome 6, mGloMel1.2, whole genome shotgun sequence genomic window carries:
- the TMEM141 gene encoding transmembrane protein 141, with the protein MVNLGLSRVDDAVASKHPGLGEYAACQSNAFMKGIFTFVTGTGATVGLQMLVQKKFPYPFQWNVLVAVVAGSVASYWVTRVESQKCSNLWLFLETGQLPKDMDTDRHS; encoded by the exons ATGGTGAACCTGGGCCTGTCCCGGGTGGACGACGCCGTGGCCAGCAAGCACCCG ggACTCGGGGAGTATGCCGCGTGCCAGTCGAACGCCTTCATGAAGGGCATTTTCACCTTTGTCACAG GCACCGGGGCGACCGTCGGCCTGCAGATGCTCGTTCAGAAGAAGTTTCCGTACCCCTTTCAGTGGAACGTGCTGGTGGCCGTGG tcgcaggctcagtggccagctACTGGGTGACCCGAGTGGAGTCGCAGAAATGCAGCAACCTCTGGCTCTTCCTGGAGACAGGGCAGCTCCCCAAAGACATGGACACAG ATCGGCACAGCTAG
- the CCDC183 gene encoding LOW QUALITY PROTEIN: coiled-coil domain-containing protein 183 (The sequence of the model RefSeq protein was modified relative to this genomic sequence to represent the inferred CDS: inserted 2 bases in 1 codon; deleted 1 base in 1 codon), with the protein MKIRSEAEVEXQIQELKAVTRLKEQRRALHIQAVKETTFKNKATLAVLRSNICRGSHEGLWPRRGAEPPAQRTTSKSCGKDVPMSLAHSRCTTQVAREKLRKYVFDRVNMHNVLIDLVRRREQKLESMQLELASLKNQPKATKEEPRMPQVIRQLENNIEKTMVKITTSQNTHLLYVDLLDHLKQKLAGYPTELDKLQNLVVDYCSELSDMTVMSQDAMMITDEVKMNMRQGEATFIEERQAWEDRLNQQKQLTDKIHSKETSGEYRWVRPGHARHSSPCATEDTSHLLPLRAQGRRDLHFPSSLMGPETER; encoded by the exons ATGAAGATCCGTAGTGAGGCGGAGGTGGA GCAGATCCAGGAGCTGAAGGCTGTCACTCGGCTCAAGG AGCAACGTCGGGCGCTGCACATCCAGGCGGTGAAGGAGACCACGTTCAAGAACAAGGCCACGCTGGCTGTCCTGCGCAGCAACATTTGCCGCGGGTCCCACGAGGGGCTTTGGCCAAGAAG AGGGGCCGAGCCCCCCGCTCAGCGGACCACCTCCAAGTCCTGCGGAAAGGACGTGCCCATGAGCCTGGCGCACAGCCGCTGCA CGACCCAGGTGGCGCGGGAGAAGCTGCGCAAGTACGTCTTCGACCGCGTGAATATGCACAACGTGCTGATCGACTTGGTGCGGCGGCGCGAACAGAAGCTGGAAAGCATGCAGCTGGAGCTGGCCAGCCTTAAGAACCAGCCCAAGGCCACCAAGGAGGAGCCGCGCATGCCGCAG GTCATCCGTCAGCTGGAGAACAACATAGAAAAGACGATGGTCAAGATCACCACTAGCCAGAATACCCACCTGCTGTACGTGGACCTGCTGGACCACCTGAAACAA AAGCTGGCAGGATACCCCACAGAGCTGGACAAGCTGCAGAATCTCGTGGTTGACTACTGCTCGGAACTGTCGGATATGACAGTCATGTCCCAAGATGCCATGATGATTACGGATGAGGTCAAG ATGAACATGAGGCAA GGGGAGGCCACCTTCATCGAGGAACGCCAGGCATGGGAGGACCGGCTCAACCAGCAGAAGCAGCTCACTGACAAGATCCACTCCAAGGAGACCAGCGGGGAATACCGCTGGGTGCGTCCGGGCCACGCCAGGCACAGCAGCCCCTGTGCCACAGAGGACacctctcacctcctccccctccgcGCTCAGGGCCGGCGGGACTTGCACTTCCCCTCCAGCCTGATGGGTCCCGAAACTGAAAGGTGA
- the LCN8 gene encoding epididymal-specific lipocalin-8, with the protein MEAGLLSAVLGIILVQVEMTTQDLDLQKIAGFWREVGVASSQNLALQTPKRLEALFLTLSGEELTVKAAYNSSGSCETEQIVSSEINVSGQFVFPGHREIQVTDTDYEQYAILRVSLHWRDKEFHVLKYFIRSLEGEYEPGFWKFRELTTDTGLYLVARHGRCAKLLKEVSLCLRGARGEPLGLQGGDTRLPGGDPGGWEGWGGVKGKGGPPRVCCVDSDKCLPPSAQEALHPEDGEPLSPPGGTTLWVRSEYQQAGLPLAAVWSAGCCWLANR; encoded by the exons ATGGAGGCCGGGCTGCTGAGCGCCGTCCTGGGCATTATCCTGGTGCAGGTGGAAATGACCACGCAGGACCTGGACCTGCAGAAG ATTGCAGGGTTCTGGCGGGAAGTTGGGGTGGCCTCCAGCCAAAACCTGGCACTGCAGACCCCAAAGAGGCTGGAGGCCTTGTTCCTGACCTTGAGTGGGGAGGAACTGACCGTGAAGGCTGCGTATAA CAGTTCAGGAAGCTGTGAGACTGAACAAATAgtgagctcagaaataaatgtttCGGGGCAATTTGTTTTCC CAGGCCACAGGGAGATCCAGGTGACAGACACAGACTACGAACAGTACGCCATCCTGAGGGTGTCCCTCCACTGGCGGGACAAGGAATTCCACGTGCTCAAGTATTTCA TTCGGAGCCTTGAGGGCGAGTATGAACCAGGCTTCTGGAAGTTCCGGGAGTTGACCACAGACACGGGACTGTACCTGGTGGCCCGGCACG GGAGGTGTGCCAAGCTCCTGAAGGAGGTGAGCCTTTGCCTGAGGGGAGCCCGAGGGGAGCCCCTGGGCCTCCAGGGTGGTGACACCAGGCTGCCAGGAGGGGaccctggaggctgggaggg gtggggtggggtcaaGGGCAAAGGAGGGCCGCCGCGTGTCTGCTGCGTGGACTCGGACAAGTGCCTTCCGCCCTCTGCTCAGGAAGCTCTTCACCCGGAAGATGGGGAGCCGCTGTCCCCGCCTGGGGGCACGACGCTGTGGGTGAGAAGCGAGTACCAGCAGGCGGGGCTGCCTCTGGCCGCCGTCTGGTCGGCGGGATGCTGCTGGTTGGCCAATCGCTGA
- the LCN15 gene encoding LOW QUALITY PROTEIN: lipocalin-15 (The sequence of the model RefSeq protein was modified relative to this genomic sequence to represent the inferred CDS: substituted 2 bases at 2 genomic stop codons), with amino-acid sequence MEATLLSCVLALLXASSAQAEVLGQPDFDAKEFSGLWYVVPMVSDCKVFRDKKGHLLTSTSNIKAMAEGSLSVHMQLPGAEGCNQMGAAXLREGCQGHIRAPRSEPPGLKAFQDFYPTVGLPEDTVVTLPKSGNDLSHASFAPPAVVSPTRGRNPPPGSAVQARGAAVGVTGPGCTPREHLEAKFTEDTLG; translated from the exons ATGGAGGCCACCCTGCTGAGCTGCGTCCTGGCGCTGCTCTGAGCGTCCTCGGCGCAGGCTGAGGTCCTGGGGCAGCCAGATTTTGATGCCAAAGAG TTCTCAGGCCTCTGGTACGTGGTGCCCATGGTCTCTGACTGCAAGGTCTTCAGGGACAAGAAGGGCCACCTGCTGACGTCCACCAGCAACATCAAGGCCATGGCGGAGGGCAGCCTCAGCGTCCACATGCAGCTCCCCGG GGCTGAAGGCTGTAACCAGATGGGTGCCGCGTAGCTGAGGGAGGGCTGCCAGGGGCACATCCGAGCCCCGA GAAGCGAGCCCCCAGGCTTGAAGGCCTTCCAGGACTTCTACCCGACGGTGGGGCTGCCGGAGGACACGGTGGTCACGCTGCCCAAGTCAG GGAACGACCTTTCCCACGCAAGCTTCGCACCGCCCGCCGTCGTTTCCCCCACCCGGGGGAGGAACCCCCCACCCGGCTCTGCGGTCCAGGCCCGTGGAGC GGCTGTGGGTGTCACGGGGCCCGGATGCACGCCCCGTGAGCATTTGGAGGCCAAGTTCACCGAGGACACCCTTGGGTGA